One genomic segment of Candidatus Nealsonbacteria bacterium includes these proteins:
- a CDS encoding uL15 family ribosomal protein, whose product MQLHNLHPIHKMKKPKRVGRGGKKGTYSGHGIKGQRARAGRKLKPIIRELIKRYPKLRGYKFKSKIKNQKSKIVILNLETLEKKFNSGEKINPKILTEKKIIAEIKGKMPKVKILGKGEITKKLIIEGCEISKSAKEKIEKTGGIVKMSNF is encoded by the coding sequence ATGCAGCTACATAATTTACATCCAATCCATAAAATGAAAAAACCGAAAAGAGTAGGTCGGGGAGGCAAGAAGGGCACCTACTCCGGTCACGGCATAAAAGGTCAAAGAGCTCGGGCCGGCCGGAAATTAAAGCCGATAATTCGGGAATTAATAAAAAGATATCCAAAATTAAGAGGATACAAATTTAAATCAAAAATCAAAAATCAAAAATCAAAAATTGTGATTTTGAATTTAGAAACCTTGGAGAAAAAATTTAATTCCGGAGAAAAAATTAATCCAAAAATATTGACAGAAAAGAAAATTATTGCTGAAATAAAAGGAAAGATGCCAAAAGTTAAAATTTTAGGGAAAGGAGAAATAACTAAAAAATTAATTATTGAGGGTTGCGAAATATCTAAATCGGCCAAAGAGAAGATTGAAAAAACCGGCGGCATAGTGAAAATGTCTAATTTCTAA
- a CDS encoding 30S ribosomal protein S5, producing the protein MMREKFQRVKEEKPKDEYESKLLDLARVSRSTTGGKRLRFRAVVVVGNKAGKIGLGVAKAADVAQAVEKATRLAKKHLIEIQIIKDTISHQVEAKFGAAKVLLKPQRKGGGLAAGGTIRVVCALAGIKNISSKVLGRTRNKLNNAQATIKALKMLKISNSQ; encoded by the coding sequence ATGATGAGAGAAAAATTTCAAAGAGTTAAAGAAGAAAAACCTAAAGACGAATATGAGTCCAAGCTATTGGATTTAGCCAGAGTTTCCCGCTCAACGACCGGAGGAAAACGGCTTCGATTTCGGGCCGTCGTAGTAGTCGGAAATAAAGCTGGTAAAATTGGATTAGGAGTGGCCAAAGCAGCCGATGTTGCTCAGGCCGTGGAAAAAGCAACTCGCTTGGCAAAAAAACATTTAATTGAAATTCAAATTATTAAAGATACTATTTCTCATCAAGTTGAAGCTAAATTTGGCGCGGCAAAGGTCTTGCTCAAACCTCAGAGAAAGGGAGGGGGGTTGGCAGCCGGAGGAACAATAAGGGTAGTTTGTGCCTTGGCCGGAATAAAAAATATTTCTTCAAAGGTCTTAGGAAGAACCAGAAATAAATTAAATAATGCCCAAGCAACCATTAAAGCCCTAAAAATGCTGAAAATTTCTAATTCCCAATGA
- a CDS encoding 50S ribosomal protein L18: protein MIILKKEKKRTKIHKKIRVQISGTNKIPRLCVFRSLKHIYAQLIDDEKGKILVSSSDLELKQKTTKGKESKPSSSAEPDDRKVGREKRTEFSSNSLASAREKEKRGKGGGKVEMIKAGKIAKALEVGQLIAQKALLKKIDKVVFDRAGYKYHGRVKSLAEGAREAGLRF, encoded by the coding sequence ATTATTATCTTGAAAAAAGAAAAAAAACGAACAAAAATTCACAAAAAAATAAGAGTTCAAATTTCAGGAACAAATAAAATTCCACGACTTTGTGTTTTTCGCTCATTAAAACATATCTATGCCCAATTAATTGATGATGAAAAAGGAAAAATTTTAGTTTCAAGCAGCGATTTAGAACTTAAACAAAAAACAACAAAGGGCAAAGAAAGCAAGCCTTCTTCTTCCGCTGAACCTGACGATAGGAAGGTGGGGCGTGAGAAGAGAACAGAGTTCTCTTCGAATTCCCTCGCTAGCGCTCGGGAGAAAGAAAAAAGGGGGAAAGGGGGAGGAAAAGTAGAAATGATTAAAGCCGGAAAAATTGCCAAGGCCCTTGAGGTCGGTCAATTAATTGCCCAAAAGGCCTTATTAAAAAAAATTGATAAAGTAGTATTTGACAGGGCGGGATATAAATATCACGGCAGGGTTAAGTCCTTGGCCGAGGGAGCGAGAGAAGCAGGCCTCCGTTTTTAA
- the rplF gene encoding 50S ribosomal protein L6: MSRIGKKPIPILKGLQIKIEDQKVIIKGPKGELSKKIPQEIKIEIKNNKIFVTPKIETKRTNPFWGLTRALLFNAIKGVSDGYEKKLQIEGLGYRAGPEGENLILQIGFTHPVKIESPEGIKFSVEKNIITVSGIDKELVGQMAAKIRKVRPPEPYKGKGIRYLGEIVRKKMGKKAVQSK, translated from the coding sequence ATGTCAAGAATAGGAAAAAAACCAATACCAATATTAAAAGGGCTTCAAATAAAAATTGAAGACCAGAAAGTCATTATTAAGGGCCCAAAAGGCGAGCTTTCTAAAAAAATTCCCCAAGAAATTAAAATTGAAATCAAAAATAATAAAATTTTCGTTACACCTAAAATTGAAACCAAAAGAACCAACCCTTTTTGGGGTTTAACCCGGGCGCTTCTTTTTAATGCGATTAAAGGAGTTAGCGATGGTTATGAAAAAAAATTGCAAATAGAGGGTTTGGGTTATCGGGCAGGACCGGAGGGTGAAAACTTAATTTTGCAAATTGGTTTTACCCATCCGGTTAAAATAGAATCACCAGAAGGAATTAAATTTTCAGTTGAAAAAAATATCATTACTGTTTCTGGCATAGACAAAGAATTAGTCGGTCAAATGGCTGCCAAAATCAGAAAAGTTCGGCCCCCCGAACCCTATAAAGGAAAGGGAATCAGATATTTGGGAGAGATAGTAAGAAAAAAAATGGGTAAAAAAGCAGTCCAGTCCAAATAA
- the rpsH gene encoding 30S ribosomal protein S8, translating to MDPISDMLTSIRNGLIVKHPTVEIPFSNLKYEIAKILKREKLVEKIERKGKKEKKTIQITLKYKDKTSIISNLKRISKPGQRIYQTHKEIKPAKKRYGIKIISTSKGGLITNKEAKKQKLGGEVLCEIW from the coding sequence ATGGATCCAATTTCAGACATGTTAACTTCAATAAGAAACGGCTTAATCGTTAAACATCCAACGGTTGAGATTCCATTTTCCAATTTAAAATATGAAATCGCTAAAATTTTAAAAAGAGAAAAATTGGTTGAAAAAATAGAAAGAAAGGGAAAAAAAGAAAAAAAAACAATTCAAATTACCTTAAAATATAAAGATAAAACGTCAATTATTTCTAATTTAAAAAGAATTTCCAAACCAGGTCAAAGAATCTACCAGACCCATAAAGAGATAAAACCAGCAAAAAAAAGGTACGGAATAAAAATAATTTCTACCTCAAAAGGAGGATTAATAACTAACAAAGAAGCAAAAAAACAAAAATTAGGAGGAGAGGTGCTTTGTGAAATATGGTAA
- a CDS encoding type Z 30S ribosomal protein S14 yields the protein MATKSQIAKSLKKPKFSTRIVRRCFKCGRKRGYFRHFGLCRICFREMANQGLIPGVKKSSW from the coding sequence ATGGCAACTAAATCTCAAATAGCAAAATCTCTTAAAAAACCAAAATTTTCAACCCGAATTGTTCGGAGATGTTTTAAGTGCGGTAGAAAAAGAGGATACTTTCGTCATTTTGGATTATGCAGGATTTGTTTTCGGGAGATGGCAAACCAAGGTCTAATACCGGGAGTTAAAAAATCGTCATGGTGA
- the rplE gene encoding 50S ribosomal protein L5: MLKLQEKYKKEVVPVMMKEFGYKNPMAVPKIEKVIINTSFGKLILGKTNEEQKKIQKAILNDLALISGQGPVLTMAKKSIAGFKTRKGLALGAKCTLRKKKMNDFLERLINISLPRSRDFRGIGIESFDSKGNLTIGIKEHIYFSEISPEKVKNIFGFEITIKTTAKTKEEGIELLKLLGFPIHPVK, from the coding sequence ATGTTAAAATTACAAGAAAAATATAAAAAAGAAGTAGTGCCAGTTATGATGAAAGAATTTGGATATAAAAATCCAATGGCTGTTCCTAAAATTGAAAAGGTAATAATCAATACCAGTTTTGGAAAATTGATTTTAGGTAAAACAAATGAAGAGCAAAAAAAGATTCAGAAGGCAATTTTAAATGATTTAGCTCTCATTTCCGGTCAAGGACCGGTTTTAACAATGGCTAAAAAATCGATTGCCGGATTTAAAACAAGAAAAGGTTTAGCCCTTGGCGCCAAATGTACTCTTAGAAAAAAGAAAATGAATGATTTTTTAGAAAGGTTAATCAACATCTCTCTTCCTCGCTCGCGTGATTTTCGGGGAATAGGAATTGAGTCCTTTGATTCAAAAGGAAATTTAACAATCGGTATTAAAGAACATATTTATTTTTCCGAGATTTCACCGGAAAAAGTAAAAAATATTTTTGGTTTTGAAATAACAATCAAAACTACCGCCAAGACAAAAGAAGAAGGAATAGAGTTGTTAAAATTATTAGGATTTCCAATTCACCCTGTTAAATAA
- the rplX gene encoding 50S ribosomal protein L24, with product MKIKKGDTVLIILGKDRGRKGKVLKIIPEKESLIVEGINIKKKHIRPKKGGEKGRIVQIAAPIHISNAKLICSKCGKPSRIGYKIIEKKKNRICKKCGRET from the coding sequence ATGAAAATAAAAAAAGGCGATACGGTTTTAATAATTTTAGGCAAAGACAGAGGAAGAAAAGGCAAGGTCTTAAAAATTATTCCTGAAAAGGAAAGTTTGATAGTTGAAGGAATTAATATTAAAAAAAAACACATTCGTCCCAAAAAGGGCGGAGAGAAAGGCCGAATTGTTCAAATAGCCGCTCCGATTCATATTTCTAACGCCAAGTTAATTTGTTCAAAATGCGGAAAGCCAAGCAGGATAGGTTATAAAATTATTGAAAAGAAAAAAAATAGAATTTGCAAAAAATGTGGGCGAGAAACCTAA
- the rplN gene encoding 50S ribosomal protein L14 — MIQLRTILKVADNTGAKTLQCILVLGGSRRRYAQISDIIVGTIKEAEPRRIVKTHEVVRAVVIRQKKEFKRSDGSYIRFDDNACLILEGKTKEPKGGRILGPVARELKEKGFDKIAALAEELV, encoded by the coding sequence ATGATTCAGCTGCGTACAATATTAAAAGTTGCCGATAATACCGGAGCCAAGACCTTACAATGTATTTTAGTCCTGGGTGGTTCAAGACGTAGATATGCTCAAATTTCCGATATTATTGTTGGAACGATAAAAGAAGCCGAACCAAGAAGGATAGTTAAAACACATGAAGTGGTCAGGGCAGTGGTTATTAGGCAAAAAAAAGAATTTAAAAGGTCGGATGGATCATATATTCGGTTTGACGATAATGCTTGTTTGATTTTAGAAGGAAAAACCAAAGAGCCAAAAGGCGGAAGAATTTTGGGTCCAGTTGCCCGAGAATTGAAAGAGAAGGGTTTTGATAAGATTGCTGCATTGGCCGAGGAACTGGTATAA
- the rpsQ gene encoding 30S ribosomal protein S17, whose product MPKRQLTGTVISNKMQKTIVVETERIKEHPKYKRRFRVSKKYKAHDEKGEYHVGDKVVIEECRPISKEKKWRVIKKLGL is encoded by the coding sequence ATGCCAAAGCGTCAACTAACCGGAACAGTCATTTCAAATAAAATGCAAAAAACGATTGTCGTTGAAACCGAACGAATTAAAGAACATCCGAAATATAAAAGGAGATTTAGGGTTTCCAAAAAATATAAAGCCCACGATGAAAAAGGAGAATATCATGTTGGGGATAAGGTTGTCATCGAGGAGTGCAGACCAATAAGTAAAGAAAAAAAGTGGAGAGTAATTAAAAAACTTGGTTTATGA
- the rpmC gene encoding 50S ribosomal protein L29 has translation MKTKELRQKSKPELQKLLQTSRESLKQLRFDLVLAKVKNVREIRKIKKDIARILTLLK, from the coding sequence ATGAAGACAAAAGAATTGCGACAAAAATCAAAACCAGAATTACAAAAATTGCTTCAAACTTCAAGAGAAAGTTTAAAGCAGTTGCGTTTTGATTTGGTCTTAGCTAAAGTAAAGAATGTCAGAGAGATTAGAAAAATTAAAAAAGACATTGCCAGAATACTTACTTTGCTAAAGTAA
- the rplP gene encoding 50S ribosomal protein L16 has product MLMPRKVKHRKWRKGRSKGAENRGTEITFGSFGLKSLATHWISSRQIEAARRAILRYLKKGGKLWIRIFPQKPITRKGTEVPMGGGKGSVDHYVFPIRPGRIIFEIEGIKEEAARDALKKAADKLPVKTKFVKRG; this is encoded by the coding sequence ATGTTAATGCCTCGCAAAGTTAAACATCGAAAATGGCGAAAAGGAAGGTCAAAGGGCGCTGAAAATCGTGGAACGGAAATAACTTTCGGTTCTTTCGGCTTAAAATCATTAGCAACCCATTGGATTAGTTCCCGTCAAATTGAAGCGGCTAGAAGAGCCATTTTGAGATACTTGAAAAAAGGAGGTAAACTCTGGATTAGAATTTTCCCCCAAAAACCAATAACCAGAAAAGGAACCGAAGTGCCAATGGGTGGAGGAAAAGGGAGTGTTGACCATTATGTTTTTCCAATAAGGCCCGGTCGAATTATTTTTGAGATAGAAGGAATAAAAGAAGAAGCAGCTAGAGATGCCCTGAAAAAAGCAGCCGATAAATTGCCTGTGAAAACTAAATTTGTTAAGCGCGGATAA
- the rpsC gene encoding 30S ribosomal protein S3, translating into MTHKVHPKIFRIRNIADWNSQGFYKKPAFYLAEDFKIREFLNKKLEKMGIEKIEIERFPGKINIIIHTARPGLIIGRGGEGVERIKKELDKILFPLKQDKKDLRIEIREIKNPWTSASLSAQWIAQQIEKRIPFRKVLKRGLDKIITNKEIKGARVEVSGRLNGAEIARREWLKKGKLPRQTIRADIDYAQERAYCTYGIIGIKVWIYKGERFA; encoded by the coding sequence ATGACTCATAAAGTTCATCCAAAAATATTTAGAATTAGAAACATAGCCGATTGGAATTCCCAGGGATTTTATAAAAAACCGGCTTTTTATTTGGCCGAAGATTTTAAAATTAGAGAATTTTTAAATAAAAAATTAGAGAAAATGGGTATTGAAAAAATTGAAATTGAAAGATTTCCGGGCAAAATAAATATTATTATTCACACTGCCAGGCCGGGATTAATTATTGGTCGGGGAGGAGAGGGCGTTGAACGGATTAAAAAAGAATTAGACAAGATTTTATTCCCGTTAAAACAAGACAAAAAGGATTTAAGGATTGAAATTAGAGAGATAAAAAATCCCTGGACCTCTGCTTCACTTTCAGCTCAGTGGATTGCCCAACAAATAGAAAAAAGAATTCCTTTTAGAAAGGTATTAAAGCGAGGATTAGATAAAATTATAACAAATAAAGAAATTAAGGGAGCAAGAGTGGAGGTATCTGGTCGGCTCAACGGAGCTGAGATTGCCAGAAGAGAATGGTTAAAAAAGGGAAAATTACCCCGTCAAACCATAAGAGCAGATATTGATTATGCCCAAGAACGGGCCTACTGCACCTACGGAATAATAGGAATAAAGGTTTGGATATATAAGGGCGAACGTTTCGCCTAA